A genomic region of Microtus ochrogaster isolate Prairie Vole_2 chromosome 15, MicOch1.0, whole genome shotgun sequence contains the following coding sequences:
- the Polr2f gene encoding DNA-directed RNA polymerases I, II, and III subunit RPABC2, with product MSDNEDNFDGDDFDDVEEDEGLDDLENAEEEGQENVEILPSGERPQANQKRITTPYMTKYERARVLGTRALQIAMCAPVMVELEGETDPLLIAMKELKARKIPIIIRRYLPDGSYEDWGVDELIITD from the exons ATGTCAGACAACGAAGACAA TTTTGATGGCGATGACTTTGACGATGTGGAGGAGGACGAAGGACTAGATGACTTGGAAAATGCCGAGGAG GAAGGTCAGGAGAATGTTGAGATTCTCCCCTCTGGTGAGCGACCGCAGGCCAACCAGAAGCGCATCACCACTCCGTACATGACCAAGTACGAGCGAGCCCGTGTGCTGGGCACCCGGGCACTCCAGATCGC GATGTGTGCCCCTGTGATGGTGGAGTTGGAGGGGGAGACAGACCCATTGCTCATCGCCATGAAGGAACTCAA GGCCCGGAAGATCCCAATCATCATTCGCCGTTACCTGCCAGATGGGAGCTATGAAGACTGGGGTGTGGACGAGCTCATCATCACCGACTGA
- the C15H22orf23 gene encoding UPF0193 protein EVG1 isoform X3 translates to MRVMMKESKLTNFQQRHILETMRRGAPLPLQCNPTSSQRGSPSKKPATTIYLPPILATHSHLRPASMCQANGAYNREQFKPQATRDLEKEKRRLQTIFATGKDTEERKTAPRVQQEDPGPEVDRFEELVKEVQDRKEFLAAMEALGQGKQYRGIILAEISQVGKPKSGEEWSPVGGAPASTTAGLSGGKLPPWCPAMTAIFLVALCRK, encoded by the exons ATGAGAG TGATGATGAAGGAGTCCAAACTGACTAACTTCCAGCAACGACACATCTTGGAAACCATGAGAA GAGGAGCCCCTCTGCCCCTGCAGTGCAACCCAACATCCAGCCAGAGGGGCTCTCCTTCCAAGAAGCCAGCTACAACCATCTACCTGCCTCCCATCCTGGCTACCCACTCCCACCTCCGGCCTGCCAGCATGTGTCAAGCCAATGGGGCATACAACCGTGAGCAATTCAAGCCTCAGGCCACCA GAGATCTGGAGAAGGAGAAACGAAGACTCCAAACTATCTTTGCCACTGGGAAGGACACGGAGGAGCGGAAAACGGCTCCACGTGTGCAGCAAGAGGACCCAGGTCCCGAGGTGGACCGCTTTGAAGAAT TGGTGAAGGAAGTCCAGGACAGGAAAGAATTCTTGGCTGCCATGGAGGCTCTGGGACAGGGCAAGCAATACCGAGGAATCATCCTGGCTGAAATCTCCCAGGTAGGAAAGCCCAAAAGTGGGGAGGAGTGGAGTCCAGTGGGAGGAGCCCCAGCCAGCACCACGGCTGGCCTCTCAGGTGGCAAGCTCCCACCATGGTGTCCTGCCATGACAGCCATCTTCCTGGTGGCCCTTTGCAGAAAATAA
- the C15H22orf23 gene encoding UPF0193 protein EVG1 isoform X2, with the protein MASQERVGAVSKGTGFRRCPKQVTYTPGTCELLRVMMKESKLTNFQQRHILETMRRGAPLPLQCNPTSSQRGSPSKKPATTIYLPPILATHSHLRPASMCQANGAYNREQFKPQATRDLEKEKRRLQTIFATGKDTEERKTAPRVQQEDPGPEVDRFEELVKEVQDRKEFLAAMEALGQGKQYRGIILAEISQKIREMEDIDRSRSERLRKALATT; encoded by the exons ATGGCTTCACAGGAGAGGGTGGGCGCAGTGTCCAAAGGAACCGGGTTCCGGCGCTGCCCTAAGCAGGTCACTTACACGCCGGGGACCTGCGAGCTGCTCAGAG TGATGATGAAGGAGTCCAAACTGACTAACTTCCAGCAACGACACATCTTGGAAACCATGAGAA GAGGAGCCCCTCTGCCCCTGCAGTGCAACCCAACATCCAGCCAGAGGGGCTCTCCTTCCAAGAAGCCAGCTACAACCATCTACCTGCCTCCCATCCTGGCTACCCACTCCCACCTCCGGCCTGCCAGCATGTGTCAAGCCAATGGGGCATACAACCGTGAGCAATTCAAGCCTCAGGCCACCA GAGATCTGGAGAAGGAGAAACGAAGACTCCAAACTATCTTTGCCACTGGGAAGGACACGGAGGAGCGGAAAACGGCTCCACGTGTGCAGCAAGAGGACCCAGGTCCCGAGGTGGACCGCTTTGAAGAAT TGGTGAAGGAAGTCCAGGACAGGAAAGAATTCTTGGCTGCCATGGAGGCTCTGGGACAGGGCAAGCAATACCGAGGAATCATCCTGGCTGAAATCTCCCAG AAAATAAGGGAAATGGAGGACATCGACCGCAGCAGAAGCGAGAGGCTCAGGAAGGCTCTGGCCACCACCTAA
- the C15H22orf23 gene encoding UPF0193 protein EVG1 isoform X1 produces MASQERVGAVSKGTGFRRCPKQVTYTPGTCELLRVMMKESKLTNFQQRHILETMRRGAPLPLQCNPTSSQRGSPSKKPATTIYLPPILATHSHLRPASMCQANGAYNREQFKPQATRDLEKEKRRLQTIFATGKDTEERKTAPRVQQEDPGPEVDRFEELVKEVQDRKEFLAAMEALGQGKQYRGIILAEISQVGKPKSGEEWSPVGGAPASTTAGLSGGKLPPWCPAMTAIFLVALCRK; encoded by the exons ATGGCTTCACAGGAGAGGGTGGGCGCAGTGTCCAAAGGAACCGGGTTCCGGCGCTGCCCTAAGCAGGTCACTTACACGCCGGGGACCTGCGAGCTGCTCAGAG TGATGATGAAGGAGTCCAAACTGACTAACTTCCAGCAACGACACATCTTGGAAACCATGAGAA GAGGAGCCCCTCTGCCCCTGCAGTGCAACCCAACATCCAGCCAGAGGGGCTCTCCTTCCAAGAAGCCAGCTACAACCATCTACCTGCCTCCCATCCTGGCTACCCACTCCCACCTCCGGCCTGCCAGCATGTGTCAAGCCAATGGGGCATACAACCGTGAGCAATTCAAGCCTCAGGCCACCA GAGATCTGGAGAAGGAGAAACGAAGACTCCAAACTATCTTTGCCACTGGGAAGGACACGGAGGAGCGGAAAACGGCTCCACGTGTGCAGCAAGAGGACCCAGGTCCCGAGGTGGACCGCTTTGAAGAAT TGGTGAAGGAAGTCCAGGACAGGAAAGAATTCTTGGCTGCCATGGAGGCTCTGGGACAGGGCAAGCAATACCGAGGAATCATCCTGGCTGAAATCTCCCAGGTAGGAAAGCCCAAAAGTGGGGAGGAGTGGAGTCCAGTGGGAGGAGCCCCAGCCAGCACCACGGCTGGCCTCTCAGGTGGCAAGCTCCCACCATGGTGTCCTGCCATGACAGCCATCTTCCTGGTGGCCCTTTGCAGAAAATAA
- the C15H22orf23 gene encoding UPF0193 protein EVG1 isoform X4, which translates to MMKESKLTNFQQRHILETMRRGAPLPLQCNPTSSQRGSPSKKPATTIYLPPILATHSHLRPASMCQANGAYNREQFKPQATRDLEKEKRRLQTIFATGKDTEERKTAPRVQQEDPGPEVDRFEELVKEVQDRKEFLAAMEALGQGKQYRGIILAEISQVGKPKSGEEWSPVGGAPASTTAGLSGGKLPPWCPAMTAIFLVALCRK; encoded by the exons ATGATGAAGGAGTCCAAACTGACTAACTTCCAGCAACGACACATCTTGGAAACCATGAGAA GAGGAGCCCCTCTGCCCCTGCAGTGCAACCCAACATCCAGCCAGAGGGGCTCTCCTTCCAAGAAGCCAGCTACAACCATCTACCTGCCTCCCATCCTGGCTACCCACTCCCACCTCCGGCCTGCCAGCATGTGTCAAGCCAATGGGGCATACAACCGTGAGCAATTCAAGCCTCAGGCCACCA GAGATCTGGAGAAGGAGAAACGAAGACTCCAAACTATCTTTGCCACTGGGAAGGACACGGAGGAGCGGAAAACGGCTCCACGTGTGCAGCAAGAGGACCCAGGTCCCGAGGTGGACCGCTTTGAAGAAT TGGTGAAGGAAGTCCAGGACAGGAAAGAATTCTTGGCTGCCATGGAGGCTCTGGGACAGGGCAAGCAATACCGAGGAATCATCCTGGCTGAAATCTCCCAGGTAGGAAAGCCCAAAAGTGGGGAGGAGTGGAGTCCAGTGGGAGGAGCCCCAGCCAGCACCACGGCTGGCCTCTCAGGTGGCAAGCTCCCACCATGGTGTCCTGCCATGACAGCCATCTTCCTGGTGGCCCTTTGCAGAAAATAA